One Luteibacter aegosomaticola genomic window carries:
- a CDS encoding class I SAM-dependent methyltransferase, whose translation MSVMPAPARGLLGDTAARDYSEKLRRFNAFAAPELREAIASLGLEPGMRVLDAGCGTGEALAWLGDEVGAMGTVVGMDLALAHVVAASHAGDALQADLSAPPFMGEAFDAIWSVNVVNHLRSPLDGIRTLAGLLRPGGRMALGQSSFLPDMCFAWDARLERVVNEAVRAYYRDKYAVDERGLSAVRANVGLLREAGFQHVTAHTFAIDRISPVDADAERYIAETLFRDSWGARLAPYLGADDYEALMDLCDPASPRFALARPDFHFLQTFTLVTGRTPV comes from the coding sequence ATGAGCGTGATGCCGGCACCGGCGCGCGGCCTGCTGGGTGATACCGCCGCGCGCGATTACAGCGAGAAGCTCCGCCGCTTCAATGCGTTCGCGGCCCCCGAGCTGCGCGAGGCGATCGCCAGCCTCGGCCTGGAACCGGGCATGCGCGTGCTCGATGCCGGCTGCGGTACCGGTGAGGCACTTGCGTGGCTCGGTGATGAAGTGGGGGCCATGGGCACGGTGGTCGGCATGGACCTGGCGCTGGCCCATGTCGTCGCGGCCAGCCATGCGGGCGATGCCCTACAGGCCGATCTTTCGGCGCCCCCGTTCATGGGCGAAGCGTTCGATGCGATCTGGTCGGTCAACGTCGTCAACCACCTCCGCTCGCCCCTGGATGGCATCCGTACGCTTGCCGGGCTTCTACGCCCGGGCGGGCGCATGGCGCTCGGCCAGAGCTCGTTCCTGCCGGACATGTGCTTCGCGTGGGATGCGCGGCTGGAGCGTGTGGTGAACGAAGCGGTGCGCGCGTACTACCGCGATAAGTACGCGGTCGACGAGCGCGGGCTCAGCGCAGTGCGTGCAAATGTGGGGCTGCTACGCGAAGCGGGATTTCAGCATGTCACCGCGCACACATTCGCGATCGATCGCATTTCGCCGGTGGATGCTGATGCAGAGCGTTACATCGCCGAAACGCTGTTCCGCGATTCGTGGGGTGCGCGACTGGCGCCGTACCTGGGTGCCGACGACTACGAAGCGCTTATGGATCTCTGCGACCCGGCAAGCCCGAGGTTTGCCCTCGCCCGCCCCGATTTCCACTTCCTGCAAACCTTCACCCTTGTGACGGGCCGAACGCCCGTGTAG
- a CDS encoding YbhB/YbcL family Raf kinase inhibitor-like protein: MRLKSNSIEHGKPVPEQNAFMGPAPAPERLKPGGNATPHLAWTEVSDKARSFVIAVIDTDVPSKPDDVNVEGREVPRNLPRVEFVHWLMANIPLECRELAEGACGEGIVPRGKGNGKIKDDLVGPPGSVQGLNSYTGWFKGDPDMEGHYHGYDGPCPPWNDSIVHHYHYHVYALDVATVPLENGFNLEELRDVIKGHVVDEAVITSTYSLNPKVKA; encoded by the coding sequence ATGCGACTCAAGAGCAACAGCATCGAGCACGGCAAGCCCGTCCCGGAACAGAACGCCTTCATGGGCCCGGCCCCGGCGCCGGAACGGCTGAAGCCCGGCGGCAACGCCACGCCGCACCTGGCCTGGACCGAGGTCTCGGACAAGGCCCGCTCGTTCGTCATCGCCGTGATCGACACCGACGTGCCGTCGAAGCCCGACGACGTCAACGTCGAAGGCCGCGAAGTGCCGCGCAACCTGCCGCGCGTGGAGTTCGTGCATTGGCTCATGGCCAATATCCCGCTTGAGTGCCGCGAACTGGCTGAAGGCGCTTGCGGCGAGGGCATCGTTCCCCGCGGCAAAGGCAACGGCAAGATCAAGGACGACCTGGTCGGCCCGCCGGGCTCGGTGCAGGGCCTGAACAGCTACACCGGCTGGTTCAAGGGCGATCCCGATATGGAAGGCCATTACCATGGCTATGACGGCCCGTGCCCGCCGTGGAACGACTCCATCGTGCATCACTACCACTATCACGTGTACGCGCTGGACGTGGCGACGGTGCCGCTCGAAAACGGCTTCAACCTCGAGGAGCTGCGCGATGTGATCAAGGGCCATGTCGTCGACGAGGCCGTGATCACCAGCACCTACTCGCTGAACCCCAAAGTGAAGGCGTGA
- a CDS encoding YheT family hydrolase yields MSLPRGADFHPPWPLRSGHIQTMLSSSGIRRQLLPKRAHRVQEDAREVLVDVGHGDRLSGRYTAQTTGNESRGLAILFHGWEGSVDSTYVLQTGSRLLEDGWDIFRLNFRDHGDSHGLNEALFHSCRIDEVVIALGEICRLFPAKVTGLAGFSLGGNFALRAAMLATREAMPLDYVLAICPIIDPAEGLFSLESDAPWIYQAYFMRKWRRSLRQKQQAFPQETYFELAELNQNMRDLTRSLVLRHTDFGSLEAYLDGYSIAGDRLKALHIPATILTSRDDPVIPVAAFDQLDLPANVELDIARYGGHCGFIRDFGMTSFTDDYIAARFNAIAR; encoded by the coding sequence ATGAGCCTGCCACGGGGGGCCGATTTCCATCCGCCATGGCCGCTACGCAGCGGTCATATCCAGACGATGCTGTCGTCCAGCGGTATCCGCCGCCAGCTGCTGCCCAAGCGGGCGCACCGGGTGCAGGAAGACGCGCGCGAAGTGCTGGTGGATGTGGGCCACGGCGACCGCCTGAGTGGCCGCTACACCGCGCAGACGACCGGCAACGAATCGCGCGGCCTGGCCATCCTGTTCCATGGCTGGGAAGGCAGCGTCGATTCAACTTATGTGCTGCAGACCGGCAGCCGCCTGCTGGAAGACGGCTGGGATATCTTCCGCCTGAATTTCCGCGACCACGGCGACAGCCACGGCCTCAACGAAGCGCTGTTCCACTCGTGCCGCATCGATGAGGTGGTGATCGCCCTGGGCGAGATCTGCCGCCTGTTCCCGGCGAAGGTCACCGGTCTGGCCGGCTTCTCCCTCGGCGGTAACTTCGCGCTGCGCGCGGCCATGCTGGCCACGCGCGAGGCCATGCCGCTGGATTACGTGCTGGCGATCTGCCCGATCATCGACCCGGCCGAGGGCCTGTTCTCGTTGGAAAGCGACGCGCCGTGGATCTACCAGGCGTACTTCATGCGCAAGTGGCGCCGCTCGCTCCGCCAGAAGCAGCAGGCGTTCCCGCAGGAAACGTATTTCGAGCTGGCCGAGCTCAACCAGAACATGCGCGATCTCACCCGGTCGCTGGTGCTGCGCCATACGGACTTCGGTTCGCTCGAGGCCTACCTCGATGGCTACTCCATCGCGGGCGACCGCCTGAAGGCCCTGCATATCCCGGCCACCATCCTCACCTCGCGCGATGACCCGGTCATCCCCGTGGCTGCGTTCGACCAGCTCGACCTGCCGGCCAACGTGGAGCTTGATATCGCGCGCTACGGCGGCCATTGCGGGTTTATCCGCGACTTCGGCATGACCAGCTTCACCGACGATTACATCGCCGCACGATTCAACGCGATCGCCCGCTGA
- a CDS encoding efflux transporter outer membrane subunit, whose product MKTMIRTTALFAALVLAGCASVGPNYHAPKEAPVTLQGVDASQQTTANFQAQWWKQFGDPTLDSLIQRAATNAPDLKIALARLGQARAALGTAKSQQIPDINTGVSYTRSREQQPGFTDQRVTTTAYQAGFDAAWELDLFGGIRRSVEAARADADAGEASVQDAQVSLFAEVARNYFDLRGTQLRIDVAKRDIANQQDSLKVIQARVDVGTGAEQDLASAKARLASVEAQLPVLETQASADQFRIAVLLGARPGELDIDLSPATFKPIDVSLAIGGADDVLQRRPDIRIAERELAAANARIGVAKADWFPHISLGGFIGFLAGRSNDFGGADSRAFSLAPSISWQGLNVQRVASGVKGAKARAEEARANYDRTVLTALEDVDNSLVGFNQQRERVEKLLVQAKESRRAAELAKLRYDAGRTDYLELLDAERTQLSAEDQLAEAEAAINVRAVQLYKALGGGWEACGNTACSEVAKVP is encoded by the coding sequence ATGAAAACCATGATTCGTACCACGGCCCTGTTCGCCGCCCTCGTCCTCGCCGGTTGCGCGAGCGTGGGCCCGAACTACCACGCGCCGAAGGAAGCCCCGGTCACGCTGCAGGGCGTCGATGCCTCGCAGCAGACCACGGCCAACTTCCAGGCGCAGTGGTGGAAGCAGTTCGGTGACCCGACGCTGGATAGCCTTATCCAGCGCGCGGCCACCAACGCGCCCGACCTCAAGATCGCCCTGGCCCGGCTGGGCCAGGCCCGTGCGGCACTGGGCACGGCGAAGTCGCAGCAGATCCCGGATATCAACACCGGTGTGTCGTACACCCGTAGCCGCGAACAGCAGCCAGGCTTCACCGACCAGCGCGTGACCACCACGGCGTACCAGGCGGGCTTCGATGCCGCCTGGGAGCTGGATCTGTTCGGCGGTATCCGCCGCTCGGTCGAAGCGGCGCGTGCGGATGCCGACGCTGGCGAGGCATCGGTGCAGGATGCGCAGGTCTCGCTGTTCGCCGAAGTGGCGCGCAACTACTTTGACCTGCGCGGTACCCAGCTGCGGATCGATGTCGCGAAGCGCGACATCGCCAACCAGCAGGATTCGCTGAAGGTGATCCAGGCGCGTGTCGATGTCGGTACCGGCGCCGAGCAGGACCTGGCCAGCGCGAAGGCGCGCCTGGCTTCGGTGGAAGCGCAGTTGCCGGTACTGGAAACCCAGGCCTCCGCCGATCAGTTCCGCATCGCGGTGCTGCTCGGTGCTCGCCCGGGTGAGCTCGACATCGATCTTTCCCCGGCGACGTTCAAGCCGATCGATGTCAGCCTCGCCATCGGTGGTGCCGACGACGTGCTGCAGCGCCGCCCGGATATCCGTATCGCCGAGCGCGAGCTCGCCGCGGCGAATGCCCGCATCGGCGTCGCCAAGGCTGATTGGTTCCCGCATATCTCGCTGGGTGGTTTTATCGGCTTCCTTGCCGGTCGCAGCAACGATTTCGGTGGCGCGGATTCGCGTGCGTTCTCGCTCGCGCCGAGCATCTCGTGGCAGGGTCTGAACGTGCAGCGTGTCGCTTCGGGCGTGAAGGGTGCGAAGGCCCGCGCCGAAGAGGCCCGCGCGAACTACGATCGCACGGTGCTTACCGCGCTGGAAGATGTGGATAACTCGCTGGTGGGCTTCAACCAGCAGCGTGAGCGCGTCGAGAAGCTGCTCGTGCAGGCGAAGGAAAGCCGCCGCGCCGCTGAGTTGGCGAAGCTTCGCTACGACGCGGGCCGCACCGATTACCTGGAACTGCTGGACGCGGAGCGCACCCAGCTCTCGGCCGAGGACCAGCTGGCCGAGGCGGAAGCTGCGATCAATGTGCGCGCCGTGCAGCTGTACAAGGCACTCGGCGGCGGCTGGGAAGCCTGTGGCAACACCGCCTGTAGCGAGGTTGCAAAGGTGCCATGA
- a CDS encoding SDR family NAD(P)-dependent oxidoreductase, protein MSSAKVHRLPVRAKRPSTLAMDPPLSQRIALVSGASRGIGLEVSKQLAALGITVFMGMREPSKGDKALKAVRELGGDAYSLKLDVTKPRDINAAVAHIDGKFGRLDILINNAGGYFDHAGKAADGDLENIRGALDVNLLGAWSLTAAALPIMRRHGYGRIVNISSECAVHAMCGEKAPAYRISKAALNAYTQVVARETQGSGILINAVCPGWTATDLGGAGGRPVAESAEGVVWAALVNEHEAGTGDFYRDRARIAW, encoded by the coding sequence ATGAGCAGCGCGAAGGTTCACCGCCTGCCTGTGCGGGCCAAACGGCCTTCGACCCTTGCGATGGATCCGCCGCTCAGCCAGCGCATCGCGCTGGTGAGCGGCGCGAGCCGTGGCATCGGGCTGGAAGTATCCAAGCAGCTCGCCGCGCTGGGCATCACCGTGTTCATGGGTATGCGCGAGCCGTCGAAGGGCGACAAAGCCCTGAAGGCCGTGCGTGAGCTGGGTGGCGATGCGTATTCGCTGAAGCTTGATGTGACGAAGCCGCGGGATATCAACGCGGCTGTCGCGCATATCGACGGCAAGTTCGGCCGGCTCGATATCCTGATCAACAATGCGGGTGGGTACTTCGATCACGCCGGCAAGGCGGCCGATGGCGATCTGGAGAATATTCGCGGCGCGCTGGATGTGAATCTGCTTGGCGCGTGGTCGCTGACCGCGGCCGCACTCCCGATCATGCGGCGGCACGGCTACGGCCGCATCGTGAACATCTCCAGCGAGTGCGCGGTTCACGCCATGTGTGGCGAAAAGGCACCGGCGTACCGGATCTCGAAGGCGGCGCTCAACGCGTACACGCAGGTCGTCGCCCGGGAGACCCAGGGCAGCGGGATCCTGATCAACGCCGTCTGCCCCGGCTGGACCGCCACCGACCTCGGCGGCGCAGGTGGCCGTCCCGTTGCTGAAAGCGCCGAAGGCGTGGTCTGGGCCGCCCTGGTCAACGAACACGAAGCCGGCACCGGCGACTTCTACCGCGACCGCGCGCGCATCGCCTGGTAA
- a CDS encoding DUF883 family protein yields MTKPDDHVANVANAAANTVSAAARIEERAERVKQATTDAVDRTRDAVDRATDRTKDAVDRAADRVESGLHNATDRAAHGATRAAEKAEEAKLRSKEAYDDAVDKANDWLDVARDYVREKPVQSIALAVAAGWLAGRILRN; encoded by the coding sequence ATGACCAAGCCCGACGACCACGTCGCCAACGTCGCCAACGCCGCCGCGAATACCGTGTCGGCCGCCGCACGCATTGAAGAGCGCGCCGAGCGGGTGAAGCAGGCGACCACCGACGCGGTGGACCGCACCCGCGACGCCGTGGACCGCGCCACCGACCGCACGAAGGATGCCGTGGATCGCGCGGCCGATCGTGTCGAGTCGGGTCTGCATAACGCCACCGACCGCGCCGCCCATGGCGCCACCCGTGCCGCTGAGAAGGCCGAAGAGGCCAAGCTGCGTAGCAAGGAGGCCTATGACGACGCCGTGGACAAGGCCAACGACTGGCTGGACGTCGCCCGCGATTACGTGCGCGAGAAGCCGGTACAGTCGATCGCACTGGCGGTTGCCGCCGGCTGGCTCGCGGGCCGTATCCTGCGTAATTGA
- a CDS encoding DUF1328 domain-containing protein, which produces MLHYALVFLVIAIIAAIFGFGGIAGTAAGIAKILFIIFLILAIISFFRGRSV; this is translated from the coding sequence ATGCTGCACTACGCCCTGGTTTTCCTTGTCATCGCCATCATCGCGGCCATTTTCGGCTTCGGTGGGATCGCTGGCACGGCCGCCGGCATCGCGAAGATCCTGTTCATCATCTTCCTGATCCTGGCCATTATTTCGTTCTTCCGCGGCCGTAGTGTGTAG
- a CDS encoding efflux RND transporter permease subunit: MKIAQFFVERPILAGVLSVLFLIAGSIAVFKLPISEYPEVVPPTVVVKATYPGANPKTIAETVATPLEEQINGVEGMLYTSSQSTSDGAMTLTVTFALGTDLDNAQVQVQNRVAQAQPRLPEEVQRLGVTTTKSSPDLTMVVHLTSPDNRYDMLYLSNYARTHIKDQLARLDGVGDVQLFGAGEYSMRIWMNPEQLAIRNLTTGDVVNAIREQNIEVAAGALNAPPGPNSNAFQVNINTRGRLITEDDFSNIIVRSDGASVTHLRDVARVELGSNNYALRSLLNNKEAVAIPIFQRPGSNAIAISDEVRAEMATLKKEFPQGVDYSIVYDPTVFVRGSIEAVVHTLFEAIILVVLVVILFLQTWRASIIPLVAVPVSLIGTFAIMYVAGFSLNALSLFGLVLAIGIVVDDAIVVVENVERHIEHGLDPKMATRQAMTEVTGPIVATALVLCAVFVPAAFISGLTGQFYRQFALTIAISTVISAFNSLTLSPALAAILLKGRDEPKDKLTVWMDRSLGWLFRPFNRTFEKAADGYVGGVKKILRFSAVVLVLYAGLVSLGVLGFAKTPTGFVPTQDKQYLVSFAQLPDAASLDRTEGVIRRMGDIALKDPGVESAVQFPGLSINGFTNSTNAGIVFVTLKPFEERRSKDLSAEAIAARLNGQFASIQDAYIAIFPPPPVNGLGTIGGFRMQIEDRGDMGFEELYKQTQGIIAQSQKTPELAHLFTSYQVSVPQYDADIDREKAKSEGIDLGDVFQTMAAYLGSLYVNDFNRFGRTYQVNVSAEPGFRHEPSDVANLKTRNAAGDLVPLGSFLTVRQSNGPDRVQHYNGYPTAEINGGAAPGFSTGQAQAAMEKLVQANLPNGMTYEWTELTYQQILAGNTAVLVFPLSVLLVFLVLASLYESLSLPLAVILIVPMVLLSAITGVILTGGDNNIFTQIGLIVLVGLACKNAILIVEFAREAEIEGMNRVDAVLEAARLRLRPILMTSFAFIMGVVPLVTSHGAGAEMRHAMGVAVFAGMLGVTFFGLIFTPLFYVLIRAWNERSEAKRAARRERRLLEHAAREV, from the coding sequence ATGAAAATCGCTCAATTCTTCGTAGAACGCCCGATCCTTGCGGGCGTGCTATCGGTGCTCTTCCTGATCGCGGGTAGTATCGCCGTGTTCAAGCTACCGATCAGCGAATACCCCGAAGTGGTGCCGCCCACCGTCGTGGTGAAGGCGACCTACCCCGGCGCCAACCCCAAGACCATCGCCGAAACCGTTGCCACGCCGCTGGAAGAACAGATCAACGGCGTGGAAGGCATGCTCTACACCTCCTCGCAGTCGACCAGCGATGGCGCGATGACGCTCACCGTCACCTTCGCGCTCGGCACCGACCTGGATAACGCCCAGGTGCAGGTGCAGAACCGCGTGGCGCAGGCGCAGCCGCGTCTGCCGGAGGAAGTGCAGCGCCTCGGCGTGACGACGACCAAGAGCTCGCCCGACCTGACCATGGTCGTGCATCTCACGTCGCCGGATAACCGCTACGACATGCTCTACCTGTCGAACTATGCACGCACGCACATCAAGGACCAGCTCGCCCGCCTGGATGGCGTCGGTGACGTGCAGCTGTTCGGCGCTGGTGAGTACAGCATGCGCATCTGGATGAACCCGGAGCAGCTGGCCATCCGCAACCTCACCACCGGTGACGTGGTGAATGCGATCCGCGAGCAGAACATCGAAGTCGCGGCCGGTGCGCTGAACGCGCCCCCGGGCCCCAACAGCAACGCGTTCCAGGTGAACATCAACACGCGCGGCCGCCTGATCACGGAAGATGACTTCTCCAACATCATCGTTCGCAGCGATGGCGCATCTGTCACCCACCTGCGCGATGTCGCGCGCGTGGAACTCGGTTCGAACAACTACGCGCTGCGCAGCCTCCTGAACAATAAGGAAGCCGTCGCGATCCCCATCTTCCAGCGCCCGGGTTCGAACGCGATCGCGATCTCGGACGAAGTGCGTGCCGAGATGGCTACGCTGAAGAAGGAATTCCCGCAGGGCGTCGATTACTCGATCGTCTACGATCCCACCGTGTTCGTGCGCGGTTCGATCGAAGCGGTGGTGCATACGCTGTTTGAAGCGATCATCCTGGTCGTGCTCGTCGTGATCCTGTTCCTGCAGACGTGGCGCGCCTCGATCATCCCGCTCGTCGCGGTGCCGGTCTCGCTGATCGGTACGTTCGCGATCATGTACGTCGCGGGCTTCTCGCTGAACGCGCTCTCCCTGTTCGGCCTGGTGCTCGCCATCGGTATCGTCGTGGACGATGCGATCGTGGTGGTGGAAAACGTCGAGCGACACATCGAGCACGGGCTCGATCCGAAGATGGCCACGCGCCAGGCGATGACCGAAGTGACCGGCCCGATCGTGGCCACGGCCCTCGTGCTTTGCGCCGTGTTCGTGCCGGCTGCTTTCATCAGCGGCCTCACTGGCCAGTTCTATCGCCAGTTCGCCCTGACCATCGCCATCTCGACGGTGATCTCGGCGTTCAACTCGCTCACGCTTTCCCCAGCACTGGCCGCGATCCTGCTGAAGGGCCGCGACGAGCCGAAGGACAAGCTCACCGTGTGGATGGATCGCAGCCTCGGCTGGCTGTTCCGTCCGTTCAACCGCACGTTCGAAAAAGCGGCTGACGGTTACGTCGGTGGCGTGAAGAAGATCCTGCGCTTCTCGGCCGTGGTGCTGGTGCTGTACGCCGGCCTCGTGAGCCTGGGTGTGCTCGGCTTCGCCAAGACCCCGACCGGCTTCGTGCCGACCCAGGATAAGCAGTACCTGGTGTCGTTCGCGCAGCTGCCGGATGCCGCTTCGCTCGACCGTACCGAAGGCGTGATCCGCCGCATGGGTGATATCGCGCTGAAGGATCCGGGCGTCGAAAGCGCCGTGCAGTTCCCGGGCCTGTCGATCAATGGCTTCACCAACAGCACCAATGCCGGCATCGTGTTCGTCACGCTCAAGCCGTTCGAAGAGCGCCGTTCGAAGGACCTCTCGGCGGAAGCGATCGCTGCCCGCCTCAACGGCCAGTTCGCTTCGATCCAGGATGCGTACATCGCGATCTTCCCGCCCCCGCCGGTGAATGGCCTGGGCACGATCGGTGGTTTCCGCATGCAGATCGAAGACCGTGGCGACATGGGCTTCGAGGAGCTTTACAAGCAGACCCAGGGCATCATCGCGCAGAGCCAGAAGACGCCTGAACTTGCCCACCTGTTCACCAGCTACCAGGTGAGCGTGCCGCAGTACGACGCGGATATCGATCGCGAGAAGGCGAAGTCGGAAGGTATCGATCTGGGCGATGTGTTCCAGACGATGGCCGCCTACCTCGGCTCGCTCTACGTGAACGACTTCAACCGCTTCGGTCGCACCTATCAGGTCAACGTTTCCGCCGAGCCGGGCTTCCGCCACGAGCCGTCGGATGTGGCCAACCTGAAGACGCGTAACGCGGCGGGCGATCTCGTGCCGCTGGGTTCGTTCCTCACCGTGCGCCAGAGCAACGGCCCGGATCGCGTGCAGCACTACAACGGTTACCCCACCGCCGAGATCAACGGTGGCGCGGCACCGGGCTTCAGCACGGGCCAGGCCCAGGCCGCCATGGAGAAGCTTGTCCAGGCCAACCTGCCGAACGGCATGACCTACGAGTGGACCGAGCTGACGTACCAGCAGATCCTGGCCGGCAACACCGCCGTGCTGGTGTTCCCGCTGTCGGTGCTGCTCGTGTTCCTGGTGCTGGCTTCGCTGTATGAAAGCCTGAGCCTGCCGCTGGCCGTGATCCTGATCGTGCCGATGGTGCTGCTGTCCGCGATCACCGGTGTGATCCTGACCGGCGGCGACAACAACATCTTCACCCAGATCGGCCTGATCGTGCTGGTGGGCCTGGCGTGCAAGAACGCGATCCTGATCGTCGAGTTTGCCCGCGAGGCCGAAATCGAAGGCATGAACCGCGTGGATGCCGTGCTTGAAGCAGCCCGCCTACGTCTTCGCCCGATCCTGATGACCTCGTTCGCCTTCATCATGGGCGTGGTGCCGCTGGTGACCTCGCATGGCGCCGGCGCGGAAATGCGCCATGCCATGGGCGTGGCGGTGTTCGCCGGCATGCTGGGCGTCACCTTCTTCGGCCTGATCTTTACCCCGCTCTTCTATGTGCTGATCCGCGCGTGGAACGAACGCTCCGAGGCGAAGCGTGCCGCTCGCCGTGAGCGCCGCCTTCTTGAACACGCGGCTCGTGAGGTCTGA
- a CDS encoding ABC transporter ATP-binding protein, protein MLDDGTPGQTAADDAAPGDEAPKGPAFAMPAWIDDVRRLGRGLKHLFGAQLALAAAEIGLARSGIVMMLFMGLAAITFAVGLGFTLLALAGWGLAQWFGSWAWALAALAGLQVILLLLAILVFRHGMRWLTLPATRAELATLAKQAAAQGKAEGELREKG, encoded by the coding sequence ATGCTGGATGACGGAACCCCGGGGCAGACCGCGGCGGACGACGCGGCACCCGGTGACGAGGCGCCGAAGGGGCCTGCGTTCGCCATGCCGGCCTGGATCGATGACGTGCGCCGGCTCGGCCGCGGGCTGAAGCACCTCTTTGGCGCCCAGCTCGCCCTTGCCGCTGCCGAGATCGGCCTCGCCCGCAGCGGCATCGTCATGATGCTGTTCATGGGCCTGGCCGCGATCACCTTCGCGGTGGGGCTTGGTTTCACCTTGCTGGCGCTGGCCGGCTGGGGCCTGGCGCAATGGTTCGGTTCATGGGCCTGGGCGTTGGCCGCCCTGGCCGGTCTTCAGGTGATTTTGTTGCTCCTGGCCATCCTGGTCTTCCGCCACGGCATGCGCTGGCTTACCCTGCCGGCCACCCGTGCCGAACTCGCCACCCTGGCGAAGCAGGCAGCGGCGCAGGGCAAGGCCGAGGGCGAACTTCGCGAAAAGGGTTGA
- a CDS encoding AI-2E family transporter produces MNESPNPLPAPAPPVSTVAPGVAVSTLAAPSRRKPGSGRSTRRISRHLRAIRIGLTGLILLTLLYTVAISKSLLVPLVLAGFIGLALNPIVAAAGRWRIPRWLAAVVVMLLLGAGLVTAVGTLSTPALNWFHEAPSAMRAFAPKIKPMTQQIEAASRATQTLVGGAVVRNTQQPNTFAFTAWDIVATAPKIIASVLTVALLVFFFLVYGDEILRRAVEISPTFAYKRHTVSIVRSIQVEVSSYLLLTAAINVTLGLVTAGMLYLYGVPDPLLWGCFATVANFIPYVGAISTTTVLAVVGALHFQELGPALLPAATFAGITAVEGNMITPMLQGRRSRLSPVAILLWLLLWGWIWGIPGAILAVPMLTCVKLITAKLRGWEWFAHIISR; encoded by the coding sequence GTGAACGAGTCACCGAACCCCCTACCTGCACCTGCACCGCCCGTTTCCACCGTGGCTCCCGGCGTCGCCGTGTCCACGCTTGCCGCGCCATCGCGGCGCAAACCTGGCAGTGGCCGTAGTACCCGGCGCATCTCGCGCCACCTGCGCGCCATCCGTATCGGGCTCACGGGCCTGATCCTGCTGACGCTGCTCTACACGGTCGCCATCTCCAAATCGTTGCTGGTGCCGCTGGTGCTGGCGGGCTTCATTGGCCTGGCGCTGAACCCGATTGTTGCCGCGGCGGGCCGCTGGCGTATTCCGCGCTGGCTCGCGGCCGTGGTGGTCATGCTGCTGCTCGGCGCGGGTCTGGTCACGGCCGTCGGCACGCTATCGACGCCGGCACTTAACTGGTTCCATGAAGCACCCTCGGCGATGCGCGCGTTCGCGCCGAAGATCAAGCCGATGACCCAGCAGATCGAGGCGGCAAGCCGCGCCACGCAGACGCTGGTCGGCGGTGCGGTGGTGCGCAATACGCAGCAACCGAATACGTTTGCCTTTACCGCGTGGGATATCGTTGCCACCGCGCCGAAGATCATCGCGAGCGTTCTTACCGTCGCGCTGCTCGTGTTCTTCTTCCTGGTGTATGGCGACGAGATCCTCCGTCGCGCTGTCGAGATCTCGCCAACGTTTGCGTACAAGCGACATACGGTAAGCATTGTCCGAAGCATCCAGGTCGAGGTCTCCAGCTACCTGCTGCTTACCGCAGCCATCAACGTGACGCTCGGCTTGGTCACCGCAGGCATGCTCTATCTGTATGGCGTGCCGGATCCGCTGTTGTGGGGTTGTTTCGCGACCGTCGCGAACTTCATTCCGTACGTGGGCGCGATCAGTACCACCACCGTGCTCGCGGTCGTCGGTGCGTTGCACTTCCAGGAACTCGGCCCTGCGTTGCTGCCTGCCGCCACGTTCGCGGGTATCACCGCGGTGGAAGGCAACATGATCACGCCGATGCTGCAGGGTCGGCGCTCGCGGTTGTCGCCCGTCGCGATCCTGCTGTGGCTGCTGCTATGGGGCTGGATCTGGGGCATCCCGGGCGCGATCCTCGCCGTGCCCATGCTCACCTGCGTCAAGCTCATCACTGCGAAGCTCCGCGGCTGGGAGTGGTTCGCGCACATCATCTCCCGCTGA